Proteins from a single region of Campylobacter sp. RM16704:
- the tig gene encoding trigger factor gives MEVTAKLIDFANANATVKIAHEAIKAEVEKLAKKASKTMKMDGFRAGKVPVAAILKRYEKELTRDAEQDLLRNAVDGALKEVKKEAKDLVGEPYFEKFDRKDGNIEAQMVLSFKPEVKLDGYEKLVPTYNTPKVTQKEIDAKKEELLKRYATTEVIKETRAIKEGDFVKFDFEGFVGGKAFDGGKAQNYVLEIGSKQFIPGFEEGMIGLKAGEEKDIKVTFPKEYGAAHLAGKDAIFKVKIHEIQKLKMPELNKELLKSLLPEEKEPSVEKLDTKLKEQLKNEKIFKLINDELKNQFAEALVAKFDFVLPKNIVEQETDIQFRSSLRNLSEEELREFKDEAKYKEKRESFKEDAQKSVKLTFIIDELAKLRNIQVSDQELIQAIYFEAYRYGFNPQEHLENYKKQGALAAIKMSLIEEKLFADIFKKNEKKKNEKESEK, from the coding sequence ATGGAAGTTACAGCAAAACTAATTGATTTTGCAAATGCAAATGCTACTGTTAAAATTGCTCATGAAGCGATTAAGGCAGAAGTTGAAAAATTAGCTAAAAAAGCATCTAAAACTATGAAGATGGATGGTTTTAGGGCAGGAAAAGTTCCTGTTGCTGCTATACTTAAAAGATATGAAAAAGAGCTTACAAGAGATGCGGAGCAAGATCTTTTAAGAAATGCTGTAGATGGTGCTTTAAAGGAAGTTAAAAAAGAAGCTAAAGATTTAGTAGGTGAGCCATATTTTGAAAAATTTGATAGAAAAGATGGTAATATTGAAGCTCAAATGGTATTGTCTTTTAAACCAGAGGTAAAGTTAGATGGATATGAAAAACTAGTACCAACCTACAATACACCAAAGGTAACTCAAAAAGAAATTGATGCAAAAAAAGAAGAATTGTTAAAAAGATATGCAACTACTGAAGTAATTAAAGAAACCAGAGCAATAAAAGAAGGAGATTTTGTTAAATTTGATTTTGAAGGTTTTGTTGGTGGCAAAGCTTTTGATGGTGGCAAAGCTCAAAATTATGTTTTAGAAATTGGTTCAAAACAATTTATACCAGGATTTGAAGAAGGTATGATTGGTTTAAAAGCAGGAGAAGAAAAAGACATTAAAGTAACTTTTCCAAAAGAATATGGTGCTGCACATTTAGCAGGGAAGGATGCAATATTCAAAGTAAAAATTCATGAAATTCAAAAACTTAAAATGCCAGAATTAAATAAAGAACTTTTAAAAAGTTTACTTCCTGAAGAAAAAGAACCAAGTGTTGAAAAATTAGATACAAAACTAAAAGAGCAACTTAAAAATGAAAAAATCTTTAAATTAATTAATGATGAACTTAAAAATCAATTCGCAGAAGCATTGGTAGCTAAATTTGACTTTGTTTTACCAAAAAATATAGTAGAACAAGAAACAGATATACAATTTAGAAGCTCCTTGAGAAATTTAAGCGAAGAAGAATTAAGAGAATTTAAAGATGAAGCAAAATATAAAGAAAAAAGAGAAAGTTTTAAAGAAGATGCACAAAAAAGTGTTAAACTAACTTTTATTATAGATGAATTAGCAAAACTTAGAAATATTCAAGTGAGTGATCAAGAATTGATTCAAGCTATTTATTTTGAAGCTTATAGATACGGTTTTAATCCACAAGAGCATTTAGAAAACTATAAGAAGCAAGGTGCATTAGCAGCAATTAAAATGTCTTTGATTGAAGAAAAACTTTTTGCTGATATTTTTAAGAAAAATGAAAAAAAGAAAAATGAAAAAGAAAGTGAAAAATAA
- a CDS encoding GGDEF domain-containing protein translates to MLEDDLFADLSLNDDPTPAKENPKIQKISGGEFERFAKFILSELVKDNVPPTPTNYGVYFQKMLEERPVAFKKKINEIMEFEQNDDGVKRANIEQEIKKSFNSTSAMLQYIAMIYRHLETVKDVLRRRNSELAVSTGNLAVSNVVHTLEADLSRFSNILDKYSDEIKESFNEVRQTYKHIEEQSDFDSKFGIYNKKYFLENLEKSIESNAKYNYRTSLIFFRVKEEILEQTYTQREKNAFLKSICKIFSKNISSSDIVAHFGNNVFAMMISHTNLEKAQEICSKILESLENSNFFLADKEIEVDVEIVVSAINQDSKSKELTERCIEALKESGKNLEPFIVVEKEK, encoded by the coding sequence ATGCTAGAAGATGATTTGTTTGCTGATTTAAGCTTGAATGATGATCCAACCCCCGCTAAAGAGAACCCAAAAATTCAAAAGATCAGTGGAGGAGAGTTTGAAAGATTTGCAAAATTTATTTTAAGCGAACTTGTAAAAGATAATGTTCCTCCAACTCCTACAAATTATGGAGTTTACTTTCAAAAAATGCTTGAAGAGCGTCCAGTTGCCTTCAAAAAGAAAATTAATGAAATTATGGAATTTGAGCAAAACGATGATGGTGTTAAGCGTGCAAATATAGAACAAGAGATTAAAAAAAGCTTTAATTCAACTTCAGCAATGCTTCAATATATTGCTATGATTTATAGGCATCTTGAAACTGTAAAAGATGTACTACGAAGACGTAATTCAGAACTAGCAGTAAGTACAGGGAATTTAGCAGTATCTAATGTTGTTCATACTTTAGAAGCAGATCTTTCTAGGTTTTCTAATATTTTAGATAAATATTCAGATGAGATTAAAGAAAGTTTTAATGAAGTAAGACAAACATATAAGCATATTGAAGAACAAAGTGATTTTGATTCTAAATTTGGAATTTATAACAAAAAATATTTTTTAGAAAATTTGGAAAAAAGTATTGAGAGCAATGCAAAATATAATTATCGTACTTCTTTGATATTTTTTAGAGTAAAGGAAGAAATTTTAGAGCAAACTTATACTCAAAGAGAAAAAAATGCATTTTTGAAAAGTATTTGTAAAATTTTTAGTAAAAATATATCATCAAGTGACATAGTAGCACATTTTGGAAACAATGTATTTGCTATGATGATTTCGCATACTAATCTAGAAAAAGCACAAGAAATTTGTAGTAAAATTTTAGAGTCTTTAGAAAATTCAAATTTCTTTTTAGCTGATAAAGAAATAGAAGTTGATGTTGAAATTGTTGTAAGTGCAATAAATCAAGATAGCAAGAGTAAAGAATTAACCGAAAGATGCATTGAAGCTTTAAAGGAGTCTGGTAAGAATTTGGAGCCTTTTATAGTAGTGGAAAAAGAAAAATGA
- a CDS encoding TerC family protein, giving the protein MFEWVFSVDAWVVLFTLTALEIVLGIDNIIFLAILVSKLPPEHRDKGRILGLAFAMITRILLLLSLFWVMKLVTPLFSILGNEISGRDLVLLLGGLFLIVKSIKEIKESINHKEESQNSIKISNKLWIVVAEIAVIDIVFSLDSVITAVGIAQDIEIMIIAVIVAVLVMLFASKPIADFVEKYPSIKILALAFLVMIGVVLVCESIDIHIDKAYIYVAMAFSLVVEILNIISQKKEKFNS; this is encoded by the coding sequence ATGTTTGAATGGGTTTTTAGTGTTGATGCTTGGGTAGTATTATTTACTTTAACAGCTTTAGAAATTGTTTTAGGGATTGATAATATAATCTTTTTAGCTATTTTAGTTAGTAAGTTGCCTCCTGAACATAGAGATAAAGGTAGAATTTTAGGCCTTGCTTTTGCAATGATTACTAGGATTTTATTATTACTTTCACTCTTTTGGGTTATGAAGCTTGTTACGCCTTTATTTAGTATTTTAGGTAATGAAATTTCTGGAAGAGATTTGGTGCTTTTATTGGGAGGATTATTTTTAATCGTTAAATCTATTAAAGAAATCAAAGAAAGTATAAATCACAAAGAAGAAAGCCAAAATAGTATAAAAATAAGCAATAAACTTTGGATAGTGGTGGCTGAAATAGCTGTTATAGATATAGTATTTTCATTAGATAGTGTTATAACAGCTGTTGGGATAGCTCAAGATATAGAAATTATGATTATTGCAGTTATTGTTGCGGTGTTGGTAATGCTGTTTGCTTCTAAACCAATTGCAGATTTTGTAGAAAAATATCCAAGTATTAAAATTCTAGCTTTAGCATTTTTAGTGATGATAGGTGTTGTTTTAGTGTGTGAAAGCATTGATATACATATAGATAAAGCATATATTTATGTGGCAATGGCTTTTTCTTTAGTTGTAGAAATTTTAAATATTATTTCGCAAAAAAAAGAAAAATTTAATTCATAA
- a CDS encoding YifB family Mg chelatase-like AAA ATPase produces the protein MKKLKCASFSTELDIIDVESTFTRGLPGFSIVGLANSTIKESTERIKATLLSQNFTFPAQKITINLSPSDIPKNGSHFDLAIAILILFQKETLDDFFVFGELGLDGSIKSTTSLFSILLFLSTKIQNAKVVVPKAIAQKASMIPNLEIYALENLNEAIEFFKEKNYENYKIINGHPLFENAIEINHQKYIKNTIYPYDFKEVKGQENAKYACIIAALGMHNILFEGSPGSGKSMCAKRLPFIMPPQSLKEILAQNAYKSLNSLDDDFSASRVFRSPHHTSTRASIFGGGAKNAKIGELALANGGVLFFDEFPHFSKQIIESLREPLEDFKILISRVNTKVIYETKFLFVCAQNPCPCGNLFSKNQTCRCQEIEIKKYKNKISSPILDRIDLYVAMDEISPEDKTSLNSEQMSEMVFKGFLFQKQRKQEEFNAKLNDEQMKQFCVLDSSANEILQKAINSYYLSQRGVNKTIKVARTIADLEQSELILKTHILKALSFRMKTM, from the coding sequence ATGAAAAAACTAAAATGTGCGAGTTTTTCTACAGAACTAGATATAATTGATGTAGAATCAACTTTTACAAGAGGTTTGCCAGGATTTAGTATAGTAGGTCTTGCAAATTCTACCATTAAAGAAAGCACTGAAAGAATCAAGGCGACTTTGTTAAGCCAAAATTTTACTTTTCCAGCCCAAAAAATCACTATCAATCTTAGCCCTTCTGATATTCCTAAAAATGGTTCTCATTTTGATTTGGCTATTGCTATTTTAATTTTATTTCAAAAAGAAACTTTAGATGATTTTTTTGTATTTGGAGAGCTTGGATTAGATGGGAGTATTAAAAGTACTACCAGCTTATTTTCTATCTTACTTTTTTTAAGCACAAAAATTCAAAATGCGAAAGTTGTGGTGCCAAAAGCTATAGCACAAAAAGCTTCTATGATTCCGAATTTAGAAATTTATGCTTTAGAAAATTTAAATGAAGCTATTGAATTTTTTAAAGAAAAAAATTATGAAAACTATAAAATCATTAACGGCCATCCTTTATTTGAAAATGCTATAGAGATTAATCATCAAAAATATATTAAAAATACTATTTATCCTTATGATTTTAAAGAAGTTAAGGGTCAAGAAAATGCTAAATATGCTTGTATAATAGCAGCTTTAGGAATGCACAATATTTTGTTTGAAGGTAGCCCAGGAAGTGGTAAAAGTATGTGTGCTAAAAGACTTCCTTTTATTATGCCACCACAAAGTTTAAAAGAAATTTTAGCTCAAAATGCCTATAAGTCTTTAAATTCTTTAGATGATGATTTTAGTGCTAGCAGAGTTTTTAGAAGTCCTCATCACACAAGTACAAGAGCTAGTATTTTTGGTGGAGGTGCTAAAAATGCAAAAATAGGCGAATTAGCTTTAGCAAATGGAGGAGTGTTGTTTTTTGATGAGTTTCCGCATTTTTCAAAGCAAATCATAGAAAGTTTAAGAGAGCCACTAGAAGATTTTAAAATTCTTATTTCAAGGGTTAATACTAAAGTTATTTATGAAACTAAATTTTTATTTGTTTGTGCGCAAAATCCCTGTCCTTGTGGAAATTTATTTTCTAAAAACCAAACTTGTCGTTGCCAAGAAATAGAGATAAAAAAATATAAAAATAAAATTTCCTCGCCAATTCTAGATAGAATTGATCTTTATGTAGCTATGGATGAAATTTCGCCTGAAGATAAAACAAGTTTAAATTCAGAACAAATGAGTGAGATGGTATTTAAAGGCTTTTTATTTCAAAAACAAAGAAAACAAGAAGAATTTAATGCTAAATTAAACGATGAACAGATGAAGCAATTTTGTGTTTTAGATTCTAGTGCAAATGAAATCTTGCAAAAAGCTATAAATTCATATTATCTTTCCCAAAGAGGAGTAAATAAAACCATAAAAGTAGCAAGAACTATAGCGGATTTAGAACAAAGTGAGTTGATTTTAAAAACTCATATTTTAAAAGCATTAAGTTTTAGAATGAAAACCATGTAG
- the clpP gene encoding ATP-dependent Clp endopeptidase proteolytic subunit ClpP, producing MSSYIPYVVEKTSRGERSYDIYSRLLKDRIVMLSGEINDDLAASIVAQLLFLEAEDSQKDIYLYINSPGGVVTSGFSIYDTMNYIKADVSTICIGQAASMGAFLLSCGTPGKRFALPNSRIMIHQPLGGARGQATDIEIQAKEILRLKVILNNILAKNTKQKLSKIEKDTDRDFFMSALEAKEYGLIDKVLEKSFK from the coding sequence ATGAGTTCTTATATTCCTTATGTAGTCGAAAAAACTAGCAGGGGCGAAAGAAGTTATGATATATATTCAAGACTATTAAAAGATAGAATTGTTATGCTAAGCGGTGAAATTAATGATGATCTTGCTGCTTCTATTGTGGCTCAGCTTCTGTTTTTAGAAGCAGAAGATTCTCAAAAAGATATTTATCTTTATATAAATTCACCAGGTGGGGTTGTAACAAGCGGATTTAGTATTTATGATACAATGAATTATATTAAAGCTGATGTTAGCACTATTTGTATTGGTCAAGCTGCTTCAATGGGGGCATTTTTGCTTAGTTGTGGCACTCCAGGAAAAAGATTTGCTTTGCCAAATTCAAGAATTATGATACACCAGCCATTAGGTGGTGCAAGAGGTCAAGCGACTGATATTGAAATTCAAGCAAAAGAAATCTTAAGATTAAAAGTTATTTTAAACAATATCTTAGCTAAAAATACCAAGCAAAAACTTTCCAAAATTGAAAAAGATACGGATAGAGATTTTTTTATGAGTGCACTTGAAGCTAAAGAATATGGTTTGATTGATAAGGTTTTGGAAAAAAGTTTTAAATAA
- the rmuC gene encoding DNA recombination protein RmuC, translated as MENFLIAFLVVVIFAFIWFIFKSQKEKVKFEFLTQTNTSLQNQLLSLKSENASLLDKNNKLLEEKIIYLSKNEALEATLAQYEKNQQELLNIHLKERANLKEEYTQTLIKLEEKYKQNLAQLKQELEQNFQKQNTNILNQNKLMLNEDTKKILEEIFIPVKKSVKEYNERLNSNEISLKTHIDNMFKFSQNMTENADKLAKILKGDKKIRGNFAELQLKSVLENSGLVEGSQYKLQDRFQDEGRTYIPDAVVFLDKQKSIIIDAKFSLPSDFAFEDISKNTCLDLAYNLKSRIDELAKKPYMQYDKHTYEFVLLFIPYQNILDLILNVDLEIYQYAYKKKVYLTTPNTLFMALNTINISWKNIQSNENILKAFDELGKFHDKFAGVLEDFEKIKKNLNGLNSNIEDMQKKLTHGSGNIASRVIKLKELGAKTQKLIKCEMNDESNI; from the coding sequence ATGGAAAATTTTTTAATAGCTTTTTTAGTTGTTGTTATTTTTGCTTTTATATGGTTTATATTTAAAAGTCAAAAAGAAAAGGTAAAATTTGAATTTTTAACTCAAACTAATACTTCTTTGCAAAATCAACTTTTATCTTTAAAATCAGAAAATGCTTCACTTTTAGATAAAAATAATAAGCTTTTAGAAGAAAAAATAATATATTTATCAAAAAATGAAGCTTTAGAAGCTACTTTGGCTCAATATGAAAAAAATCAGCAAGAACTTTTAAACATACACTTAAAAGAGCGTGCAAATTTAAAAGAAGAATACACTCAGACTTTGATTAAATTAGAAGAAAAATACAAACAAAATTTGGCACAATTAAAGCAGGAATTAGAGCAAAATTTTCAAAAACAAAATACTAATATCTTAAATCAAAATAAACTTATGCTTAATGAGGATACAAAGAAAATTCTAGAAGAAATTTTTATACCTGTTAAAAAAAGCGTAAAAGAATACAATGAAAGATTAAATTCAAATGAAATTAGTCTTAAAACTCATATTGATAATATGTTTAAATTTAGCCAAAATATGACAGAAAACGCAGATAAACTAGCAAAAATTTTAAAGGGTGATAAAAAAATTCGTGGTAATTTCGCAGAATTACAATTAAAATCTGTTTTGGAAAATAGCGGTTTAGTAGAAGGTAGTCAGTATAAATTACAAGATAGATTTCAAGATGAGGGTAGAACTTATATTCCTGATGCTGTAGTATTTTTAGATAAGCAAAAAAGTATAATTATAGATGCGAAATTTTCTCTGCCAAGTGATTTTGCTTTTGAAGATATTAGCAAAAATACTTGTCTTGATTTAGCCTATAATCTAAAATCAAGAATAGATGAACTAGCTAAAAAACCTTATATGCAGTATGATAAACATACTTACGAATTTGTTTTGCTTTTCATACCTTATCAAAATATTTTAGATTTAATTTTAAATGTAGATCTTGAAATTTATCAATATGCTTATAAAAAAAAGGTTTATTTAACCACACCAAATACTCTTTTTATGGCATTAAATACTATAAATATTTCATGGAAAAATATTCAAAGCAATGAAAACATACTAAAAGCTTTTGATGAACTTGGTAAATTTCATGATAAATTTGCAGGAGTTTTAGAAGATTTTGAGAAAATTAAAAAAAATCTAAATGGTTTGAATTCAAACATAGAAGACATGCAAAAAAAACTTACCCATGGAAGTGGAAATATTGCTTCAAGGGTAATAAAGCTTAAAGAACTTGGTGCTAAAACTCAAAAGCTTATAAAATGTGAGATGAATGATGAAAGCAATATTTAA
- a CDS encoding bifunctional ADP-dependent NAD(P)H-hydrate dehydratase/NAD(P)H-hydrate epimerase: MKAIFKDNSCHEKQLIEKGLDEFLMMENAGIELANFIKKKSKKFKNTKILFLLGGGGNGADGLVALRHLKKAYACIVPYKKSTMFIKQEQILKNMDFNFFKKEPRFKDFDIIVDCVFGSGLNKTLDENLQRIFKKIAKSKALKIACDIPSGLGQKVCFKADYTLCMGVLKEILLEDFSKEFVGKIKYANLGLKLKTKNSQSFLLEKKDLKLITKKANSNKGDFGHVYIFASKSAGTLAGLGALEFGAGLVSLVAKESFSPLIMLKDDIEGKINAAAIGMGLDDLSILKDERLKNIPLVLDANCFQSENLLSYLDREDVVLTPHPKEFSMLLKFCFDEDISVEEIQNKRFFYARKFSSKFKCVLVLKGANPIITQNEKLFVVNCGNEALAKGGSGDVLSGMIVALLGARFNALEAAKNAVLAHALTAKNYKKNKNSFDALKLIKGLKCL, translated from the coding sequence ATGAAAGCAATATTTAAAGATAACTCTTGCCATGAAAAACAATTAATCGAAAAAGGTTTAGATGAGTTTTTGATGATGGAAAATGCAGGGATAGAACTTGCAAATTTCATTAAGAAAAAAAGTAAAAAATTTAAAAATACTAAGATTTTATTTTTGCTTGGTGGTGGTGGAAATGGTGCTGATGGTTTGGTAGCTCTTAGACACCTTAAAAAAGCATACGCTTGTATTGTGCCATATAAAAAAAGCACAATGTTTATCAAGCAAGAGCAAATTTTAAAAAATATGGATTTTAACTTTTTTAAAAAAGAACCTAGATTTAAAGACTTTGATATTATTGTTGATTGTGTTTTTGGTAGCGGTTTAAATAAAACCTTAGATGAAAATTTACAAAGAATTTTTAAAAAAATTGCCAAAAGCAAAGCCTTAAAAATAGCTTGTGATATACCTAGTGGGCTTGGACAAAAAGTATGTTTTAAAGCCGATTATACACTTTGTATGGGTGTTTTAAAAGAAATTTTACTAGAAGATTTTTCAAAAGAGTTTGTAGGAAAAATAAAATACGCAAATTTAGGTTTAAAACTAAAAACTAAAAATTCACAATCTTTTTTATTAGAAAAAAAAGATTTAAAACTCATTACAAAAAAGGCTAACTCAAATAAAGGCGATTTTGGCCATGTTTATATCTTTGCTAGTAAAAGTGCAGGAACCCTAGCTGGACTTGGTGCTTTAGAGTTTGGAGCAGGGCTTGTATCTTTAGTGGCTAAAGAAAGTTTTTCGCCTTTGATTATGCTAAAAGACGATATTGAAGGTAAAATAAATGCAGCTGCTATAGGTATGGGGCTTGATGATTTAAGTATTTTAAAAGATGAAAGATTGAAAAATATTCCTTTAGTCTTAGATGCAAATTGCTTTCAAAGTGAAAATTTACTTTCATATCTTGATAGAGAAGATGTTGTTTTAACTCCTCATCCTAAAGAATTTTCTATGCTTTTAAAGTTTTGTTTTGATGAGGATATAAGCGTAGAAGAAATTCAAAATAAACGCTTTTTTTATGCAAGAAAGTTTAGTTCTAAATTTAAATGTGTTTTAGTGTTAAAAGGAGCTAATCCAATCATCACGCAAAATGAAAAGCTTTTCGTGGTAAATTGTGGCAACGAAGCCTTAGCAAAAGGTGGAAGCGGTGATGTATTAAGCGGTATGATAGTAGCTTTACTTGGAGCGAGATTTAACGCCTTAGAAGCTGCAAAAAATGCAGTATTAGCTCATGCTTTAACGGCTAAAAATTATAAAAAAAATAAAAATAGTTTTGATGCTTTAAAACTGATAAAGGGTTTAAAATGTTTATAA
- the purN gene encoding phosphoribosylglycinamide formyltransferase produces the protein MFIKLAVLFSGNGSNLENILEKLHKKTFGKNTFEVVLCICNKKEAYGIQRALKYGLDTKIIEHEKFTSREEFDAELVSLIKENQVDLTILAGFMRILSPIFTQNIKAINLHPSLLPLFKGAHAIKESYESDMKVAGVSVHWVNEELDGGKIIAQKAFEKEKLSFEEFETKIHKIEHEILPATIVKIFEND, from the coding sequence ATGTTTATAAAATTAGCAGTTTTATTTAGTGGCAATGGAAGTAATTTGGAAAATATTTTAGAAAAATTACATAAAAAGACTTTTGGTAAAAATACCTTTGAAGTGGTTTTATGCATATGCAATAAAAAAGAAGCTTATGGCATACAAAGAGCTTTAAAATATGGCCTTGATACCAAAATCATAGAGCATGAAAAATTTACTTCAAGAGAAGAATTTGATGCAGAGCTTGTGAGTTTGATTAAAGAAAATCAAGTAGATTTAACTATTTTAGCAGGATTTATGAGAATTTTAAGTCCTATTTTTACACAAAATATAAAAGCTATTAATTTACATCCTTCTTTATTACCTTTATTTAAAGGTGCTCATGCTATCAAAGAAAGTTATGAAAGTGATATGAAAGTGGCTGGAGTGAGTGTGCATTGGGTAAATGAAGAGTTAGATGGTGGTAAAATCATAGCTCAAAAAGCTTTCGAAAAAGAAAAGTTAAGTTTTGAAGAATTTGAAACTAAGATTCATAAAATAGAGCATGAGATTTTACCAGCAACTATTGTTAAAATTTTTGAGAATGATTAA
- the def gene encoding peptide deformylase — MIREIITYPNPRLFLESKKIENFDADLHTLLDDMYETMIANKGIGLAAIQIDAPIRALLVDIGDEEGEQKEDKQTLLEIINPIITPLDDEKISCNEGCLSIPGFYEDVMRYKNIQLDYQDRFGNSQILQAHDFLAVAIQHEVDHLDGHLFIEKLSFLKRQKFDKDYKKKHKKKK; from the coding sequence ATGATAAGAGAAATAATTACCTATCCTAATCCAAGATTATTTTTAGAATCAAAAAAAATAGAAAATTTCGATGCAGATTTGCATACGCTTTTAGATGATATGTATGAAACAATGATAGCTAATAAAGGCATAGGTTTAGCAGCTATTCAAATTGATGCGCCAATAAGGGCTTTGCTTGTAGATATTGGTGATGAAGAAGGTGAGCAAAAAGAAGACAAACAAACACTTTTGGAAATAATTAATCCCATCATTACACCTTTAGATGATGAAAAAATTTCTTGTAATGAAGGTTGTTTGAGTATTCCAGGATTTTACGAAGATGTAATGCGTTATAAAAATATACAACTTGATTATCAAGATAGATTTGGCAACTCACAAATTTTACAAGCACATGATTTTTTAGCAGTCGCTATTCAACACGAAGTAGATCATCTCGATGGACATTTATTTATAGAAAAACTTTCTTTTCTAAAGCGTCAAAAATTTGATAAAGATTATAAGAAAAAACATAAAAAGAAAAAATGA
- a CDS encoding NYN domain-containing protein has translation MENKSIAIFIDAENIPSKYAKSIFDIASDYGEIVIKRIYGDWTQKNIQNWKEQIGQYSIIAMQQFNFTANKNSSDMYLITEIMSIFYEKDIDIFIIVSSDSDYTSLIQRLKESKKQVIGMGLKQAVKSYVNSFSEFFYLDQEDSKEKILSTKEYIKDLINITEALIEEKGRAEYAQIRINMSRKHANFIPQNFGFKNFRALVKEFLPKMKQFKEANEKNIYFLEKAKG, from the coding sequence ATGGAAAATAAAAGCATAGCGATTTTCATTGACGCAGAAAATATTCCATCAAAATATGCAAAGTCTATTTTTGATATTGCTTCTGACTATGGAGAAATCGTTATAAAACGTATCTATGGAGATTGGACGCAAAAAAATATACAAAATTGGAAAGAACAAATCGGACAATATTCTATTATAGCTATGCAACAATTTAATTTTACTGCCAATAAAAATTCAAGCGATATGTATTTAATCACTGAAATTATGAGTATTTTTTATGAGAAAGATATTGATATTTTTATAATTGTTTCAAGCGATAGTGACTATACTAGTTTAATTCAAAGACTTAAAGAAAGTAAAAAACAAGTTATAGGTATGGGTTTAAAACAAGCTGTAAAATCTTATGTAAATTCTTTTAGTGAGTTTTTTTATTTAGATCAAGAAGATTCTAAGGAAAAAATATTAAGTACCAAAGAATATATAAAAGATTTAATCAATATCACAGAAGCTTTAATAGAAGAAAAAGGGCGAGCAGAATATGCTCAAATTCGTATTAATATGAGCAGAAAACACGCAAATTTTATCCCTCAAAATTTTGGTTTTAAAAATTTTAGAGCCTTAGTAAAAGAATTCTTACCGAAAATGAAGCAGTTTAAAGAGGCAAATGAAAAAAATATTTATTTTCTTGAAAAAGCAAAAGGTTGA
- the folE gene encoding GTP cyclohydrolase I FolE: MQEKFEQSIKNMLEIIGENPQREGLLKTPTRVFKAFEFFSSGYKQDPKQILSNALFESSNNEMVLVRDIEFYSLCEHHLLPFFGRAHVAYIPDKKVVGLSKIPRLVEVFARRLQIQEQLTEQIAESLMEHVGAKGVGVVIEARHMCVEMRGVQKANSTTSTSALRGSFLKSEKTRKEFFTLINSAKQVRF; this comes from the coding sequence ATGCAAGAAAAATTTGAACAATCAATAAAAAATATGTTAGAAATCATTGGTGAAAATCCTCAAAGAGAAGGACTTTTAAAAACACCTACTAGAGTTTTTAAAGCTTTTGAATTTTTTAGTAGTGGCTACAAACAAGATCCAAAACAAATACTTAGCAATGCTTTATTTGAAAGTTCAAACAACGAAATGGTTTTGGTTAGAGATATTGAATTTTACAGTCTTTGCGAACATCATCTTTTGCCATTTTTTGGAAGAGCACATGTAGCTTATATTCCTGATAAAAAAGTTGTAGGACTTAGTAAAATTCCGCGTCTTGTAGAAGTTTTTGCAAGACGTTTACAAATTCAAGAACAACTTACAGAGCAAATTGCAGAATCTCTAATGGAGCATGTAGGAGCAAAAGGAGTTGGAGTTGTGATAGAAGCAAGACATATGTGCGTTGAAATGCGTGGGGTTCAAAAAGCAAATTCTACCACTAGCACTTCAGCTTTAAGAGGAAGTTTTTTAAAAAGTGAAAAAACTAGAAAAGAATTTTTTACTCTTATAAATTCAGCTAAACAGGTTAGATTTTAA